A region of the Dermatophagoides farinae isolate YC_2012a chromosome 7, ASM2471394v1, whole genome shotgun sequence genome:
CATTTAGCTGCAATGTGTagtaatttgaaaatattcaaaacaatcaCCACCATGTTATCCATGGATAATAAACATCGATGTTTATTACAGTTGAAAAATCGTGCTGGTTTAAATCCAATCGAGATAATTGTACGTAATTCACGCAAAGAAAATCTTTTGCAtctaatgaaacaaacaggTTTGACAGCCAGAATGttaacaattattattggtgatCACGAATTCTTGCAACAAATTGATAACGAAAAAATCGTTCCATTCACTGATGGTGATCTGGTGGATATGGATTTCAGCCACATGAATAATGGTGGCTGCCCATTACATTGGATAATCAGGAaagaaacaatgaaaaaaatgctacAATATTTCGATTGTAATACACCAAATTTTCGTAATGAAACACCATTGATTACGGCGATaaaatcgaataattttgattgttcattATGTTTATTGCTTCATGGTTCGGATCCAAATCATGGTGATCTAAATGGTGATACTGGTCTTCATCATGCTGTACGATTGtcgaataaattgatgataaaatctcTATTAATTTTTGATGCTGATATCGATGTAAGAAACAACATTATTGGTGAACAGCTGAATCCATATCAAGTGGCAACAAAACGTCAGGATCAAGAAGTGGTaaaattattcgattcatttatgGAAGCCCGACGAACAGCGATGGAaaatccaccaccaccaccaccaatggttttgaatccaaatcaacagcagcagcaatgttgttattatttaaatGTTTCCAAAAcagaaacgaaaacaaaaatgaaaaaatcaagattAATCTGTTTCGATGGCGGTGGAATCAAAGGTCTGTTTAccatacaaatgatgattgaattggaaaaatgtcTTGTTCAAAAACAACGTAATctcaaaaaacaagaatcattattattatctgattattttgattggattGCCGGCACAAGTACCGGTTCAATAATTGCgtatttattttcacaacaaaaatctttgaaCCAATTACGTTTGTtgtattttaattttaaagaTGAAATTTTCCACGGTAATCGGCCATATTCAACGGataaattggaatttttattgaaaacacAATTAGATGGTAATAAATCAATGGAAGATGTGTGGAAACAATCGGCAaaacatttattgattgcTGCATGTCGTATTGATTGTTATCCACCTAGATTGCAATTATTCTGCAgccatcatcagaatcaaacGAATAAAATGTTTGTATGGCAAGCATTAAGGGCATCATCAGCGGCACCAacttattttcatcattatccaccATATATTGATGGCGGTTTGATGTCGAATAATCCAACAATGGATGCCATTAcggaatattttcattatgagcaacaacaacaacaacgtcgacaacaacgacagcaATCAACAGAATTTCGAAAATTGGATCTTGTATTATCATTCGGTACGGGCATGATACGACATCAGGAacgtaaaaatttttctgctGCATTCgataaatttaattattttcttgattttcgTTCATTCGTCAACGATCTATcgtatcgtcatcatcatcaatcatggACATATGGTAATGAATTGGCAGCACAGATGAAAACACAGGTAACCAATTGTAATGATCATATTGTATCAcgttcattattatggtgTTCATGTTTAAATATCACTTATTGTCgtttgaattcattattaacgaaaaaaattccactaGATGAATCACGTAATGATGAACTGGTACAGGCATTATGGGATGTTAAATTgtattcattgaaacaatggaattattttaataaaattattgattgtttattatcatcagatgatgatgatgatgatgataatggtaatggtgaAGATGgtggcaataataatcaacaatcagCCACTAGccaaagtgatgatgatgatgatgatgatgatatatttcATGATCCAAGCTAaaagagatgatgatgattaaaattagaaaattttttttttttcgcaaatTATTAGCCATTCAAACAGACAcaaagacacacacacacacacttacctgttgtttattgtttgttgttattattgacaaATTCCCAGAGATAATGTGTGAGTATTTCAAtctattcaaatgaataatgagaGCATATCGTCACCTggtttttgtcgttgttgttgttaagttttttgttgtggtggtggtgaatcCCGAgtttgaaaacgaaaaaaaactattcttaaagagaaaaaaaattgaggtttatgatcatcaataagtttaatttttgttattattatattatcgTTGCTGTTGAATTGTTTGGAAAGAAAAGTTCTGATTGTTCATTGAAGCACAACTACGAatacgacgacaacaacaacaaaaaaaattgaatgaatgaatgaaagaaaattgtcatcaatggataatgattaatggtaatgattttatatcagatataatgagaaaaaacagCCCGCATTTGTGTTCAGATTAATTTAATTGTTcaccatgatcatcatcatcagcggCATTCACTGAAATTTCACAAATAATGGTCATTCATGTTTTGGtgcattattgttattgacCTTTAATCAtgtccagttttttttagaaaaaagaaggaaaaaaaccttTCAAATCaacgatcgattgatgaaaCCATACATctagagagagaaagagagaaagaatttgagaataaaaatgttttctcTGTACTGTTTTGTTCACTTACccgtgttttgtttgtttttttttcaaataaacgGTCCGTAACAAATAACAACTATTCAACCAAACGACCATGAATGGccatgattgattttctatTTGTCCATATATTATTGTATATTACGGATTTGTGTATTTTATAAATCGACCAAAAAGATgagatttcattttttttcctgttcatttaaaaaaaaaatagtaaacggatcttttttattttgcaaaaccaaaacacattttaattgttgttgttgttgttgttgatatatcCGGGTAATTTGAACTCTATGAATGGTGGAATAATATCCGTTCATATTTATCGATTTAATGGACCATGAATGAAGACAATTTTTTCCTGGACatttttgtatgtgtgtgtgtgtatgatttgCATAAAACacaacacacagacagataGACacgtgatcatcattttggatgATCACgaaatcgtcatcatcatcatcatcatcatggcttatgaagaaaagtttttcatgGTGCACACAAATTCACAGCAGAGattaatcattaaaaaaaagaggtgagaacattttttgtttgggtAATGTTTTAGcataatttaatgatgatgatgggaaaaagaaaatttttttctttttttccatttgatttcACAGGGtccatttgtttttccattgcaatgaaaaactttttgtttgtttgtttgtttacaaCATTcagatatttttctttttcgagcaaatttttcataccacacacacacacatggaaaaacaaataaaaagaaaaagattcattTGTCCAATGATTCTGGAATTTCATTGGTCAACAAATCAAGTTTTGCATGacctatgatgatgatgatgatgattatttgactTTTTACATCTGACAAAAGGTCATCGATTTGAATATTAATGTGTGAGTTGTACATAAATACCCAGTATATTAAGAACGAATTTGCATTcgaaattatcgattatcatgtgtttatatataattgacagtttttttttgtttgtcgataattaaaaacaatgatgatgattatgatgataacaaatttagatcatcatcattagaaaaatgtatcatttcattttttctggttgcttcgcttcgtttgtttttaacAATGTGATAAAATGGATCAAAcacgattgttgttgatgatgatccatcatcTTTACCAacacaatcgatgatgatgatgatgataccatTTACCATTTTAATATGAATGACGATAATGCAAGATGattttcaagatttttttttctctctttcgttcgctctctcttttttcttgaaattgaaatagaaaaaaaaaatttgaaatttcatattttctcTTTCGAACACACGACAAATAACCGGCtgtaaccaccaccaccaccaccacca
Encoded here:
- the LOC124496755 gene encoding 85/88 kDa calcium-independent phospholipase A2-like, whose translation is MSSSSSSLLLPRFVRDYQWNEVKILKQFGPLILIEKRQQSQQQLDHSKMTSTKSLPLTQNRYEILYQMNNVNNQEMNILWQTNNVQEILRRFRYIETILATTFTRNMMQKSRCIRFVSTIITTMIDHPNWHDIHIAAFHGLIDYFKKRNFHTNEITVRNEPDNFTVLHIAIMKQNDSIVERIVQCAKPPDSIVGLVDFEGNSPLHLAAMCSNLKIFKTITTMLSMDNKHRCLLQLKNRAGLNPIEIIVRNSRKENLLHLMKQTGLTARMLTIIIGDHEFLQQIDNEKIVPFTDGDLVDMDFSHMNNGGCPLHWIIRKETMKKMLQYFDCNTPNFRNETPLITAIKSNNFDCSLCLLLHGSDPNHGDLNGDTGLHHAVRLSNKLMIKSLLIFDADIDVRNNIIGEQLNPYQVATKRQDQEVVKLFDSFMEARRTAMENPPPPPPMVLNPNQQQQQCCYYLNVSKTETKTKMKKSRLICFDGGGIKGLFTIQMMIELEKCLVQKQRNLKKQESLLLSDYFDWIAGTSTGSIIAYLFSQQKSLNQLRLLYFNFKDEIFHGNRPYSTDKLEFLLKTQLDGNKSMEDVWKQSAKHLLIAACRIDCYPPRLQLFCSHHQNQTNKMFVWQALRASSAAPTYFHHYPPYIDGGLMSNNPTMDAITEYFHYEQQQQQRRQQRQQSTEFRKLDLVLSFGTGMIRHQERKNFSAAFDKFNYFLDFRSFVNDLSYRHHHQSWTYGNELAAQMKTQVTNCNDHIVSRSLLWCSCLNITYCRLNSLLTKKIPLDESRNDELVQALWDVKLYSLKQWNYFNKIIDCLLSSDDDDDDDNGNGEDGGNNNQQSATSQSDDDDDDDDIFHDPS